Proteins encoded within one genomic window of Halalkalicoccus subterraneus:
- a CDS encoding DNA-directed RNA polymerase subunit L: protein MELRVLSREDQELALEIAGEDHTFMNVLKGALLETDGVVAATYDVNPEQSGGQTDPVLTVTTESSVDPLDAIGAAAAEIQETTDSFRDAYAAA from the coding sequence ATGGAACTACGCGTACTCTCCCGGGAGGATCAGGAGTTGGCGCTGGAAATCGCCGGCGAGGACCATACGTTCATGAACGTTCTCAAGGGAGCGCTGCTCGAAACCGATGGAGTCGTCGCCGCGACCTACGACGTCAACCCCGAACAATCCGGCGGCCAGACCGACCCCGTGCTTACCGTCACGACCGAATCGAGCGTCGACCCGCTGGATGCGATCGGCGCGGCCGCGGCGGAGATCCAGGAGACGACCGATTCCTTCCGCGACGCCTACGCCGCGGCCTAA